Proteins from a single region of Shinella zoogloeoides:
- a CDS encoding methylated-DNA--[protein]-cysteine S-methyltransferase, with protein MNIAATLQTDITPEGDDYATVRRVIEMITEDYRDQPGLEDIAGRLGQSPTQLQKTFTRWAGLSPKAFLQAVTLDHAKRLLRQEELPLLETSFEVGLSGPGRLHDLFVTHEAMSPGEWKARGAGLTIRYGFHPSPFGRALVMITDRGLAGLAFTDEPGGMDAFEDMSSRWPNAHYVEDSDATAPYAARVFDPKRWDPKEPLRVVLIGSDFQVRVWQALLRIPMGCAVTYSSIAEGLGQPTASRAVGAAVGRNPISFVVPCHRALGKSGALTGYHWGLTRKRAMLGWESGKA; from the coding sequence ATGAATATTGCCGCGACTTTGCAAACCGACATCACGCCCGAGGGCGACGACTATGCGACCGTCCGCCGGGTCATCGAGATGATCACCGAGGACTACCGCGACCAGCCGGGGCTTGAAGACATTGCCGGCCGGCTCGGCCAGTCGCCGACGCAGTTGCAGAAGACCTTCACCCGCTGGGCCGGTCTTTCGCCCAAGGCCTTCCTGCAGGCCGTCACGCTCGACCATGCCAAGCGCCTTCTGCGCCAGGAAGAGCTGCCGCTGCTCGAAACGAGCTTCGAGGTGGGCCTTTCCGGTCCCGGCCGGCTGCATGATCTCTTCGTCACGCATGAGGCCATGTCGCCCGGCGAGTGGAAGGCGCGCGGCGCGGGCCTGACGATCCGTTACGGCTTCCACCCCTCGCCCTTCGGCCGGGCGCTGGTCATGATCACCGACCGCGGCCTTGCCGGCCTCGCCTTCACCGACGAGCCGGGCGGCATGGACGCCTTCGAGGACATGTCTTCGCGCTGGCCGAATGCCCATTATGTCGAGGACAGCGATGCGACGGCCCCTTACGCGGCGCGTGTCTTCGACCCCAAGCGCTGGGACCCCAAGGAGCCGCTGCGCGTGGTGCTGATCGGCTCGGATTTCCAGGTCCGCGTCTGGCAGGCGCTGCTGCGCATCCCCATGGGCTGCGCCGTCACCTATTCCTCCATCGCCGAGGGCCTCGGCCAGCCGACCGCCTCGCGCGCCGTCGGCGCGGCGGTCGGCCGCAACCCCATTTCCTTCGTGGTTCCCTGCCACCGGGCGCTGGGCAAGAGCGGCGCGCTGACCGGCTATCACTGGGGCCTCACGCGCAAGCGCGCCATGCTGGGCTGGGAATCGGGCAAGGCCTGA